Part of the Pseudomonas chlororaphis genome, CGACGAATCCGGGCTGCCGCTGGAAGTGGCCAGATTGCAGTTGTCGCGCACTGACCTGGGTAACCCACAACTGAGCGCCGAGGATGTGCTGGCCTCCAAGGCTGCCGCGCCGATTCTGGTGTCCGAGGAACTGGTCCGTCGCGGGGTGAATGTGGACCAGGTGATCGACCAACTGCTCGACACCGGTCGCCAGCAGGCCGTGGCCCGTCAATAACCCAGGCAATAACCCAGGCAATAACCGATCCGCGCCTGGCGCGGATTCGCCATTGCCGGAGAACCACCATGAGCAGTCATAGCAAAGACCTTTCCAGCCCACGCCTGGCCCTGTCACTGGCGAGCAAAGCGCCCCCGTTCAACCCCGACTGGCGCCTGCGGCTCAAAGGGTTGGCGCTGCCGGTGCTGATCATCTTGATTTTGGAAATCATCGTGCGCATCGGTTGGCTGCCCTCCTACCAGATGCCCGCCCCCAGCGAGATCGCCCTTACGCTGGGCGATCTAGCCGAAGGTGCGCTGTGGAAACACATCGGCGCCAGCCTGCTGCGGGTATTGCTGGGCTTCGCCATTGGCGCCAGCCTGGCATTGATCTTCGCCGCCTGGGTTGGCTTGAGCCGGGAAGCCGAAGCCTATCTGGAACCCACCTTCGCCGGCCTGCGTTCGATCCCCAGCCTGGCCTGGGTGCCGTTGCTCCTGCTGTGGCTGGGCATCGACGAAACCTCGAAGGTGGTGCTGATCGCCATCGGCGCGTTCTTTCCCGTCTACCTCAATGGCGTGGCAGCGATTCGCAACATCGACCGCAAGCTGGTGGAGGTCGGCCATATGTACGGTTTCAATCGCCGCCGCCTGGTGCGCCGGATTCTCCTGCCCGCCGCCCTGCCCGGCCTGTTCACCGGATTGCGCAGCGGCATGAGCCTGGCCTGGATGTTCCTGGTCGCCGCCGAACTGATCGCCGCCACCAAGGGCTTGGGCTATCTGTTGAGCGACGGCCGCGAAACCTCGCGCCCGGATATCGTACTGGCAGCGATCATCGTGCTCGCCGTGCTGGGCAAGCTCAGCGACGGCATGCTTGCCGGCCTGGAAAAACGTTTCCTGGCCTGGCGCGACACCTTTACCGGCACCGAGGAATGAGCCATGACCCAAGCCCTGCTGGATATCCATGTCGAGCGCAAGACCTTCGCCACCACCACGGTGCTCAGTAACATCCACCTTCAACTGCAACCTCGGGAAACCGTGAGCCTGCTGGGTCCCAGTGGCTGCGGCAAAAGCACCTTGCTGCGCATCGTCGCCGGCCTGGAAAAAGACTTCGAAGGACATCTGCTCAGCGACACCGAACAACTGGCCTTCGTGTTCCAGGAGGCGCGATTGATGCCCTGGCTGACGGTGCAGCAGAACATCGGCTTCAGCGATGACAACGATTACGACGAAGCCTGGGTTGCGCAGTTGATCGACGAGGTCGGCCTCACAGGCTTCGCCGACGCCTTGCCCAAGGCATTGTCCGGCGGCATGGCACAACGTGTGGCGATTGCCCGCGGCCTGTATTCGCGACCACGGGTGCTGTTGCTGGACGAACCCTTCAGCGCCGTGGACGCCTTCACCCGGATGAAATTGCAGGACCTGCTACTACAACTGGCCGAGCGACACGCCATCGCTTTGTTGCTGGTGACGCACGATGTGGACGAGGCGCTGTACCTGAGCGACCGGGTACTGATGATGGACACTCGCCCCAGCAGCATTCGCCAAGAGCTGACGGTGCAACTGGAGCACCCGCGGGACCGGCGCGACCCGTTGTTGGCGCGGCTCAAGGCATTGGCCCTCGGCGAATTGCGCAACGCCCATGTCATCTGATCAGCCGCCCCAGAAAACAACCAAAAGGAATTAATAAATAAAAAATCAATATTTATGGTTATAAAAATAACCACGTAATCTCAACTCATTCCGCCACCGTCCACGACAGTGAAGTGCCTTATGAAACCGACTGACAACGTTATCGACTTCGTCCAATTCCGCAAACGCAAGCAGGCCCAACAACGGGCCCACGCCATGTGGGAAATGTACGCGCGTAATGCCGGTTACCCGACGTTCCAGTGGCTTCAAGCCTCTCAGCCCACCCGGACGTACCAGGCGTGAGCGCCCTGGAACCTTCGCGTTTTCTGGCGAGTTCCGACGACCCTGAAGTGGAACTGAATAACCTGCAAGCGCTGGACGAGGACCCTATCTGCGAACGGGTTGCGCAGAACCTGCAACGCCTGCGGGGCAAGCGACACCTCTCCCTCGACGCCCTCGCCCGCCAGTGCGGTGTCAGCCGGGCCATGCTCGCGCAGATCGAATCCGGGCGCAGCGTGCCCTCGATCAAAGTGCTGTGCAAAATCGCCAAGGGTTTGAAAGTTTCCGTGGCTGCATTTCTTGAGCACCGGGCTTTCGAGGGCGTGACGGTGCTGGCGGCCAGCCAGAGCAAACGTTTGGTCAGCGCCAATGGCGCCTTTGTCAGCCGCACGCTGTTCCCTTTCGACGTCGCACGTCAGTCGGAATTCTACGAGCTGCGCCTGAGCCCGTTGGGCGAGGAACAATCCGATGGACACGGCCCCGGCGTCCAGGAAAACCTGGTGGTATCCCAAGGCGTGCTGGAAATCAGCGTCAACGACGAACGCTACCTGCTCTCCACGGGCGACTCGATTCTGTTTTATGCCGACCAGGCGCACCGTTACCGCAACCCGGCCGACAGCGAAGCGGTGGCGTACCTGGTAGTGACCTATCCGGAACGCCTGGACTGAAAAGCAGGTGAACCTGCGGCGAGAGAGCTTGCTCCCTCGCCACAGGGGTCCTGGTAAGACTCAGCAGGTGCAGCACATCATCGGCATGCCATTGCAGCTCATCATCATCGGCATGCCGCAGTCGTTCATCATCTTCATCATCAGGTTGCAGCAGTTTTTCATCAGGTCCATGTTCATGCCGGCCATCGGCATGACTTTGCACATCATGCAGTCAGCCATGACCGTGCATTCCATCACGCATTTCATCGATGGCATCGGCATGCCCATCATCGGCATAGGCATCATCATGTTCGCCATCGGCATGGCCATGCTCGCCTGGGACATGCACATCATGCTCATGTTGCCGCAGTGCATCATCATCGGCATGCCGCAGTTCATCATCATCTGCATCATTTCGGCGCTGTTCTTGAACATCGCCATGTCCATGCCGGCTGCCGGCATCATTTTGCACATCATGCCGTCATCCATCATCTCGCAGGTCATGGTAGCCATCATCATCGGCATTCCCATCATCGGCATGTTGGCGTTCATCGGCATTTGCATCTGCATGGCGTTCATCATGGTGTGTTCCTTCAAGGATCGAGAGTGGACAAGACTGATGGCGCGGATTCTAAGCCTTGAATCGAGCCCAACAAGATGGCGATCCAACAGCGCGAATGCATGCTCGAGCAGCCCTGGCGAAGCCAGGAACGCCAGCTCATCCGTCATTGCACACATTTCGCTTTCATTGCAGAAACCTTGTCAGTGATCGAATCGATTGAGAGGTTATGGATATGCAATCAATGCCTATGGAAATAACCGTAAGAAATAATCGTTCTAGACAAGGTCTCGAATGACGCAAGAGCGATCTGCTTCGGGAGCAACCTCAGGCAGGCAAGGTCAAAAACAACGCCGATGTCCAGACCCGTGACTGATCCCGTTGCCGGGCGCAAATGAACAGAGGGTGTTCACGACCTCGCTCCAGATTCAACCCGGCAAGGTCGATCGCCCCTTGCAACTCGCGAGGCAGCGGCGCAGCCGTGACCCTCTCCAGGGACACCTTCAGTTCCGCACCCGGCAGCTCTTCAACCACCTCCGATAGCGCCAGCAATTGCTCGCCGGGCACTTCCATCCGCACCGTGGGCGCATGCACGTATGGCTGCGGTTGCGATGGATCGCCGACCTTGATGTAGTTGTCGATGCGGCTATGGATCTGCAACGTGGCGCCGGCCAGTTGCGAGAGCTCGATCTCGATGCTGTCGGTATCGCCATTGGTGTCGGTCCGGAAGGCCAGGACCGTTGCATCCTGGCGCCAGACTGTTTGCTCGGGGTGATCCAGGCCCAACGCTTGAAAGCCCTTGATGACGGCGCCGGTGATGCGAATCTCGCCGCTCCAGTAGGCCCCGCGATAACGGTCCTTGATCCGCGCACCGCCCAGGCGAAGACGGATGCGTTGCGCGGAAAACCCCAGCTCCTGATGCAGGTTGCGCGACCAGATCAACTGGTCGCCGTCGAACAGGTCGACCTGTTCCCAGCCGGCCTCTCCCAACAGTCGATAGTCCAGCCTGGCGGTCGAGTCGGCGGTGAAGACCTCGCCCATGAAATGTTCGCCCTGGCGCAGACTGGCGAACGAACGCTCGCCGGTCGTGGCAAAGGTGCGTCGGGCGCGAAGCGCCTTGCCGACACTGGCCCGGTCAAAGCCATCGGCCAACACGCCGGTCAACCCGCCACGGGAGCCAAACACCGCCGTGGCCGGGACACCACCGCCGCAACGTCCCTGGTGTTCGTCGCTATTGGCCGCGGCTCCCACCCGATAACCACGGGCCAGCGCCTCGGCATAAACCCAATGGAACTGTCCCCAGGCCGAACCGACTTCGATCAGTCGCTCAAGCTGCGGATGGTGCCAGTCAAGATTGCAACGGCGTCCGCCCACGTGGGGCATCATCAGGTGGCCTTCGGGATCCTTGGCATACGCGGCGTACAACTCATCCACCGGCCAGGCGCCCGGCTTGAGGGTGCCGGCGGTGAACTCGTTCCATTCGAAGGAGCGCACCAGGCGCCCTTGATTATCGAAGGGAAACTCGGGCTTGCGGTCATGCAGGAACACCACATTGCGATCCCCGCCCGCACAGGAGTTACCGCACCATTCGGTCCCGGGGTAGCAGACGAACCGGCCCGGCTCGTTGAGTTCATGGATCAGCTTGACCGCCTGGTCCCAGCGTTGCTCGGTGATATTGAAATCGTTGGCGGTGTAGCCCAGCACATCGAGCCCGGCAACGTCGCGGCCGTAGCTGAGGTTGTACAAGGTGTCGTTGGTGCCCACGGTGTCATCGGAATGCACATGCAGGTCTGCGTAGAGAGGGCGCAATGCTGTTCCCGCTGGATCGACCGTGACAAACGCCTGGGCCCCACGCACGGACCGCGCCTTCACCTCGGCCCGCAAGCGCCACTCGCCCGACGTGCCGAGGTCAACGGCCGCAATCCGGGCAATGGCCCAGCCATCAGTCGCCAGGGTGAACGGCCGCTGGCGCTCCACGCCTTCAGGATCAACCAACGTCAGGGTGCCGTTGAGCGGCAACTGGCGGCAGGTGTTGCCCCAGGCATCATCGGCCCTGAGCAGCACATCGAACGCCTCTCCCGCGCTGACCAGCCGTGGCACGATCAACTGCAGGCCGTGGGCAGGCCCCGGCACGATGTCGAGCAACGGATCACCCGGCACCTCGGCAAATTTCGAGCTGCCCAACGGGTCGATGAACAGCCGGAAGCGGAAGTCTTTTTCCACGAAACTCTGCACCCGCGTGCCCGCCCCGCCCTGACGGCGATCACCCAGGCGAATGATGACCTTGTCGCCTGGATTCAGATAGCCGTCGACGATATCGATGATGATCGCCTTCTGGAACGGCCGCTCATGGCCCTTCTGGTCGAAGCGCACCTTGAGGTGCTGCACGGTGGCCTGGCTCTGGCCCGGAACGAGCTCGCCGGCCTGGTACTCCGCGCTGACATAGTTGGGGCCGGCCGGGTTCGAGGTCTGGAACAGGGCCCAATCGGAGTAGAACTTGAAGGCCAGCTTGAGCCAGGCGCCGTCGGCCAGACCACTGCCACCGACCTCGTAGATCAGAGTGATTTCATCCCATTGACCGGCGACCAGCGTGTCACGGTCGCAGTGAATACTGCCCAGGAACGGCCGTTGCTTGTTGCGCTCGTACAGGCCCTGGGGGGCGATGTAATGCCCGGCGTCGCGGGGATCGAAAACGTTACTCACATGACACCTCGTGCAATGGTCCACTGAAGATTTGAAGGGGGGTCAGGACAATGGCGATGCTTATTGCACTCGCCATTTCTGGTAATGACGCTCGATGCGCCGGAACACAAAACTCTCCATCAGCCAGGCGATCAGGCCGATCACGACGATGCCCAGCAGCACCTGGCTGCTGTTGCCAATCTGCCCACCGGTGGACACCATCCAACCGATACCCTGGGAGGCGCCGATCATTTCCGCCGCGACCAACGCCCGCCAGCCCTGGCTGAAGCCGATGCGCAACGCGGCGGTCACGAAGGGCAACGAAGCCGGCAGGTAGACGTGGGCCAGCAGTTGCCAGGCGTTGGCGCCCAGGGTGCGCGCCGCGCGGACTTCTCCGCCACGGATGCTTTGCACGCCTTCCTGGATGGTCACCGCCATGGGAAACATCGCCGCGATGAAGATCACCAGGACGATGGAGACATAACCCAGGCCGAAAATAATCATGATCAGCGGCGCCCAGGCGATCGGCGGGATGGCCATGAACAGGCTGTTGAGCGGCGAACTGAAATCGCGAAAACGCGACGACAGTCCACCCGCCGTACCCAGCACGACTGCGACGACGACCGCCGCGCAGAAACCACCCAGCTCTTCCAGGACGCTGGCCCGCAGGTGTTGCCACAGCGAACCATCGCCTAGCCAGCGAACGGCTTCGCGGGCCACATCCCAGGGCTGCGGCAGGATGTAGGTGGGAAAGCGGCTGGCCAGGGCCACCCAGATCAACAACAGGACCGGCAGCGAAGCCCATCCCCAATTCGGTTTTGGCAGGGACATGACGGACTCAGTGCGCGGCTTTTTCCAGGTAAGTGGTGTCCACGATCTGTTCGGTCTTGAGCGTGGCATCGATAAAACCCAGGTCGTGGGAGTAATCCATCAGGCGCTGGATGAACTGGATATCCGAGGCCTGCAAATCCGCCGACCAGCCCAGCCGCGTACGTGCCTGGGCAACAATGGCCTCTGGGGCAATGGTCTTGCCATCCAGGCCTTGCACCGCTTCTAGCTTGAATGCCTCGGCGATGAGCCGGTTCGATTCGGCCGGATGCTCGTTGAGAAAGGCGATGGCCTTGCGATGGGCGCGCAGCAGCTTGACCACGTCATCGGGTCGCTCCTGCAAGGTTTTCGGCAAGGCGATCACCACGTACCAGGGATACTGTGGCAGCGCCTGGTTGACATCCAGCAGGATCCGGCTCGAGCCGCGCAGCACTGACTGGCTGACAAAAGGCTCCCAGGAAAACGCCGCGTCGACGATGCCGCGTTCCAGGGCAGCGTTCATATTGCCGGGCGGCATGTCGATGATGTCCAGGTCCTTGTCAGGATTGAGGCCGGCTTTTTCCTTGAGCACGTAACCACGCAGCAGCACATCCATGCCACTGCCCTTCTTGACCCCGGCCAGCTTCTTGCCCTTGAGCGCTTGCAGGTCGGTGATCGGGCTTTTGCTATCGACAATCACGGCGGCCTGCCCGTAATTGACTTTTGCCAGGATCCGGCTTTGCAACCCTCGGGAAAACCACTGGTACACGGGCGGCGTGCCGACGTAGGCCACATCCAGCTCCCCGGCAGCCAAGGCCTGCTGGATCACTGGGCCATCGCCCAACGCCTTGAGGTCGACGTCCAGGCCTTCCTCGCGGTAGAACCCCTGCTTGTCGGCGATCAACGCCGGCGCGTTGGCCATGGCAAAGACGTAGCCGATACGCAAGGGTTTATCCTCGCCAGCCACGGCAAAAGCACTGCCTGCCAGCGTGGCAACAGACAAGGAAAAGGCAAGCAGCGAACGTTTGGTCATGCTGTCATCTCAAGTCGGGGGGTGGGAAAAGCCGTACCCGGGGGCGCGTCCATGACCTGGGAAATGCGTTCCATCAGCTCATTGCGGTAATCGAGGAAGGCCGGCAAGCGGCGGGTTTGCAGGTTGGAACGGGGACGCGGCAGGCGAATCTCCAGTTCGCTGTGAATACCGCCAGGGGCGATGTTCAACACGATGACCCGGTCTGCCAGGAACACCGCTTCGTCGATATCGTGGGTAATGAACAACACCGTCTGGCCGAGCTCGGCCCAGATACGCAATGTCTCTTCGTTCATGCTGTTACGACTGATGGCGTCCAGCGCGGCGAAGGGTTCGTCCATCAGCAGCACGCTGGGTTCGAGCGCCAGGGTCCTGGCCAGGGAGACGCGCTGTTGCATACCGCCGGACAGCTGATGCGGCAGCTGATGCGCCGCTTTTTCCAGACCGACCAGGCGCAGGTATTGCAGCGCCTTTTGGCGCTGCTGCGCTTCGCTGGTCCGGGCACTCATCCGCAAGCCAAAACGGGCATTTTCCAGGGCACTCAACCAGGGAAACAATTGCGGCGCCTGGAACACATACCCCAACTCCGAACGCTCTGGCCGCACCGCGGTCTGGTTGATGGTGATATGCCCGCCTTGGGGTTGCACGAACCCCGATAGCAGGTTCAGCAACGTGGTTTTCCCACAGCCGGAGGGCCCGAGGATCGCGACGAATTCACCGGGCCTGGCATTCAGGCTGAACGAGGAAAACACCCGATGCCCATTGGGGTAACTGAAGCTGATATCAGCGACGGTCAGGGCATCGGCTTGCAGCTGTCGGCGCGGTAAGGTTCTGAGCATGGCAAGTATCGTCGGGTCGTTTACAATGGCAATGCCCGACATAATACGTATTAATACAAGTACGCCCAATAACCTATTTTTATAACCTTAGAAGTGACGGCCCTGCCCCACTCAAAGCCCTGGAAGCTGACCGTGTCTACGTCCATTCTTCGCGACAGCACCACCTCGCTCTACGAACAGATCGCCCACCGGTTGCTGGAGGAAATTCAACGCGGCGACTATGAACCCAGCGGCAAGCTGCCGTCCGAGGCGCAGTTGGGCGAGCGGTT contains:
- a CDS encoding ABC transporter permease: MSLPKPNWGWASLPVLLLIWVALASRFPTYILPQPWDVAREAVRWLGDGSLWQHLRASVLEELGGFCAAVVVAVVLGTAGGLSSRFRDFSSPLNSLFMAIPPIAWAPLIMIIFGLGYVSIVLVIFIAAMFPMAVTIQEGVQSIRGGEVRAARTLGANAWQLLAHVYLPASLPFVTAALRIGFSQGWRALVAAEMIGASQGIGWMVSTGGQIGNSSQVLLGIVVIGLIAWLMESFVFRRIERHYQKWRVQ
- a CDS encoding ABC transporter yields the protein MLRTLPRRQLQADALTVADISFSYPNGHRVFSSFSLNARPGEFVAILGPSGCGKTTLLNLLSGFVQPQGGHITINQTAVRPERSELGYVFQAPQLFPWLSALENARFGLRMSARTSEAQQRQKALQYLRLVGLEKAAHQLPHQLSGGMQQRVSLARTLALEPSVLLMDEPFAALDAISRNSMNEETLRIWAELGQTVLFITHDIDEAVFLADRVIVLNIAPGGIHSELEIRLPRPRSNLQTRRLPAFLDYRNELMERISQVMDAPPGTAFPTPRLEMTA
- a CDS encoding sulfonate ABC transporter ATP-binding protein → MTQALLDIHVERKTFATTTVLSNIHLQLQPRETVSLLGPSGCGKSTLLRIVAGLEKDFEGHLLSDTEQLAFVFQEARLMPWLTVQQNIGFSDDNDYDEAWVAQLIDEVGLTGFADALPKALSGGMAQRVAIARGLYSRPRVLLLDEPFSAVDAFTRMKLQDLLLQLAERHAIALLLVTHDVDEALYLSDRVLMMDTRPSSIRQELTVQLEHPRDRRDPLLARLKALALGELRNAHVI
- a CDS encoding 2-hydroxyacid dehydrogenase → MSALEPSRFLASSDDPEVELNNLQALDEDPICERVAQNLQRLRGKRHLSLDALARQCGVSRAMLAQIESGRSVPSIKVLCKIAKGLKVSVAAFLEHRAFEGVTVLAASQSKRLVSANGAFVSRTLFPFDVARQSEFYELRLSPLGEEQSDGHGPGVQENLVVSQGVLEISVNDERYLLSTGDSILFYADQAHRYRNPADSEAVAYLVVTYPERLD
- a CDS encoding aliphatic sulfonate ABC transporter substrate-binding protein, with the translated sequence MTKRSLLAFSLSVATLAGSAFAVAGEDKPLRIGYVFAMANAPALIADKQGFYREEGLDVDLKALGDGPVIQQALAAGELDVAYVGTPPVYQWFSRGLQSRILAKVNYGQAAVIVDSKSPITDLQALKGKKLAGVKKGSGMDVLLRGYVLKEKAGLNPDKDLDIIDMPPGNMNAALERGIVDAAFSWEPFVSQSVLRGSSRILLDVNQALPQYPWYVVIALPKTLQERPDDVVKLLRAHRKAIAFLNEHPAESNRLIAEAFKLEAVQGLDGKTIAPEAIVAQARTRLGWSADLQASDIQFIQRLMDYSHDLGFIDATLKTEQIVDTTYLEKAAH
- a CDS encoding ABC transporter permease, which translates into the protein MSSHSKDLSSPRLALSLASKAPPFNPDWRLRLKGLALPVLIILILEIIVRIGWLPSYQMPAPSEIALTLGDLAEGALWKHIGASLLRVLLGFAIGASLALIFAAWVGLSREAEAYLEPTFAGLRSIPSLAWVPLLLLWLGIDETSKVVLIAIGAFFPVYLNGVAAIRNIDRKLVEVGHMYGFNRRRLVRRILLPAALPGLFTGLRSGMSLAWMFLVAAELIAATKGLGYLLSDGRETSRPDIVLAAIIVLAVLGKLSDGMLAGLEKRFLAWRDTFTGTEE